From Natronocella acetinitrilica, a single genomic window includes:
- a CDS encoding type II toxin-antitoxin system RelE/ParE family toxin: protein MIFVETIIFTRQIDRLLSHDEYLALQQRLAETPEVGPVIPGTGGLRKTRWRGIGKGTRGGIRVIYYHFAAANQIRLLLAYAKASQENLTEDQKKIIRQLNEEWR, encoded by the coding sequence ATGATCTTTGTAGAGACCATCATTTTCACGAGGCAAATAGATCGGCTGTTGAGCCATGACGAATATTTGGCGCTTCAGCAACGTCTAGCAGAAACGCCGGAGGTGGGTCCGGTCATTCCCGGTACCGGCGGGCTTCGAAAAACAAGATGGCGGGGTATCGGGAAAGGTACACGCGGAGGTATTCGCGTTATCTACTATCACTTTGCCGCAGCCAATCAGATTCGGCTGCTTTTGGCTTACGCTAAAGCCAGCCAAGAAAACTTGACAGAAGATCAGAAAAAAATAATCCGCCAATTGAACGAAGAGTGGAGGTAA
- a CDS encoding phage portal protein, protein MDGLTYKRGKPVVRMQGGELVPVEATSHVAADRSDRTMASWDPPALSADADLLHELEPMVSRSRDLHRNNGIAAGGLQTYKDNIIGHTLKLASKPHYKLLGWEKEAADAWARDTEAEFETWGKTPECDAEGQENLLGLTIMALSDGMVNGAALAIPMWIPRPGARWNTRIMMVEADRLSTPPWLRHRPDIRGGIQRDAYGMPTYYWVQKEHPGDYLALGYGLRSAVQEWERIPAFTPTGLPRVIHLHDKGRTGASRGKPIVSSVMREFRMAGKYQTTELQAAVANSLIAAFIEADMGTDGVAELLGGQHRTMAGASGAWREAISEYRAPLKGGAVIPLPPGAKLSPYTPNRPGAGFGAFMESSLRHIAAGMNMPYELLMKDFSKTNYSSARAALLEAWRFFLGRRRWIKDHWLNPLYTIWMDEAVARDRLSAPDFLENRYAYTRCNWVFAGRGWVDPVKEANAAKIRMGADLSTLEIECAEQGLDWEEVIEQRALERKRMREAGLLEEAERDTSAMDTPSDDERPGQPQEQSA, encoded by the coding sequence ATGGACGGGCTCACGTACAAACGCGGCAAGCCGGTGGTTCGCATGCAGGGCGGCGAGCTGGTGCCGGTTGAGGCTACGTCCCACGTGGCTGCCGATCGCAGCGACCGCACCATGGCGAGCTGGGATCCACCCGCGCTCTCCGCCGACGCGGATCTGCTCCACGAGCTGGAGCCCATGGTCTCGCGTTCGCGGGACTTGCACCGCAACAACGGCATCGCCGCCGGCGGGCTGCAGACCTACAAAGACAACATCATCGGCCACACGCTCAAGCTGGCCAGCAAGCCGCACTACAAACTGTTGGGCTGGGAGAAGGAAGCAGCCGACGCCTGGGCGCGCGACACCGAGGCCGAGTTCGAGACCTGGGGCAAGACGCCGGAGTGTGATGCGGAAGGGCAGGAGAACCTGCTCGGCCTCACAATCATGGCGCTGAGCGACGGGATGGTAAATGGCGCAGCGCTAGCCATCCCAATGTGGATCCCCCGCCCCGGCGCGCGCTGGAACACGCGCATCATGATGGTGGAGGCGGATCGCCTCAGCACACCGCCCTGGTTGCGCCACCGCCCGGATATCCGCGGTGGTATTCAGCGCGACGCCTACGGCATGCCGACGTACTACTGGGTGCAGAAAGAGCACCCCGGCGACTACCTGGCCCTGGGCTACGGCCTGCGCAGTGCCGTGCAGGAGTGGGAGCGCATTCCCGCATTCACGCCTACTGGGCTGCCGCGCGTCATTCACCTGCACGACAAGGGCCGCACCGGCGCCAGCCGTGGCAAGCCCATTGTGTCGTCGGTGATGCGTGAGTTCCGCATGGCCGGCAAGTACCAGACCACGGAGCTGCAGGCGGCGGTGGCCAACAGCCTAATCGCCGCGTTCATCGAGGCCGATATGGGCACCGACGGTGTGGCCGAGCTGCTTGGCGGCCAGCACCGTACGATGGCAGGCGCCAGCGGTGCCTGGCGCGAGGCCATCAGCGAGTACCGTGCGCCGCTGAAAGGTGGTGCGGTGATTCCGCTGCCGCCGGGCGCGAAGCTCTCGCCGTACACGCCCAACCGGCCTGGCGCGGGATTCGGCGCGTTCATGGAGTCCTCACTGCGGCACATCGCAGCCGGCATGAACATGCCCTACGAATTGCTGATGAAGGACTTCAGCAAGACCAACTACAGCAGTGCTCGCGCGGCGCTCCTAGAGGCCTGGCGCTTTTTCCTCGGCCGTCGCCGCTGGATCAAGGACCACTGGCTGAACCCGCTCTACACGATCTGGATGGATGAAGCCGTCGCGCGGGATCGATTGTCCGCTCCTGATTTCCTTGAAAACCGCTACGCGTACACCCGCTGCAACTGGGTGTTTGCCGGACGCGGCTGGGTCGACCCGGTGAAAGAGGCCAACGCCGCGAAGATCCGGATGGGGGCTGATCTCTCAACGCTCGAAATCGAGTGCGCCGAGCAGGGCCTGGACTGGGAAGAGGTCATCGAACAACGGGCTCTGGAGCGCAAGCGCATGCGTGAAGCAGGGCTGCTCGAAGAGGCCGAGCGCGACACCAGCGCCATGGATACACCCAGCGATGACGAGCGCCCGGGGCAACCGCAGGAGCAATCCGCATGA
- a CDS encoding SGNH/GDSL hydrolase family protein, translating to MPFIDLFDRPDSSTVGNDWVDNLGNIFSIEAARLRSANTSSTPSGFSQARSHFLFRPAAEQSLDQDYEFVLKATSDDSVNFGVAARHQATDLINTGKEDENSFWLIGFSYAGDTELRCDWWRTVENSSTNVSIDNVTLPSRIDLRIRIRIRGANPTVFTADIFRADNNEFIAQRTREDSAGVQVAGRYAMVVWGVSSTIGNTFVDYVSYAPDLGPVGDPVDDPDPDPEPTVKSVYVLGSSTADGNSVATGESWPELLAAEEEYAVTNFASSGETITYSAPDGYSVLSGWSAVNTTANVTAAIAAGADLIVVNFPSNWANPSGADGTVEQYMDVARAIRDACVAAEVDYRFFETQPRNFNQEARDKLAAGAVAISTEFGPRAVQIYDELADTDGTFKSEYDSGDGVHPNAAGHQFLFDQLLASLESPPRIKTLRTLQHPDWITKPSEDVPENRLAAEEVDDNFLALWEHIEALRLRVEQLEGG from the coding sequence ATGCCATTTATCGATTTATTTGATCGCCCGGATAGCAGCACAGTCGGTAACGATTGGGTCGATAACCTCGGCAATATATTCAGTATCGAGGCCGCCCGCCTGCGCTCTGCGAACACGAGCAGCACTCCTAGTGGATTCTCACAGGCCCGGTCGCATTTTCTGTTTCGTCCGGCAGCCGAGCAATCGCTTGATCAGGACTATGAATTTGTTCTAAAAGCCACGAGCGACGATAGCGTTAATTTTGGAGTGGCTGCACGGCATCAAGCTACTGACTTGATCAACACTGGCAAGGAGGATGAGAACAGTTTCTGGCTAATAGGGTTTTCGTACGCAGGCGACACCGAGTTGCGTTGCGACTGGTGGCGCACGGTAGAAAACAGCTCCACCAACGTATCCATTGACAATGTCACCTTGCCGAGCAGAATCGATCTGCGCATCCGCATCCGCATACGCGGCGCCAACCCCACAGTATTCACGGCGGACATCTTCCGGGCGGACAACAACGAATTCATAGCGCAGCGCACCCGTGAGGATTCGGCGGGGGTGCAGGTGGCAGGACGCTACGCCATGGTCGTGTGGGGCGTTAGCAGCACCATTGGCAATACGTTCGTTGATTACGTGAGCTACGCCCCGGACCTTGGGCCTGTTGGCGACCCGGTTGACGACCCCGACCCGGACCCCGAGCCAACGGTTAAAAGCGTCTACGTGTTGGGCTCTTCTACTGCGGACGGCAACTCTGTCGCTACCGGGGAGTCCTGGCCCGAATTGTTGGCGGCGGAAGAGGAATATGCTGTAACGAACTTCGCGAGCAGCGGGGAGACAATTACTTACTCGGCCCCGGACGGCTATTCAGTGCTGTCTGGCTGGTCGGCAGTTAACACGACCGCAAACGTCACGGCGGCTATTGCTGCGGGTGCAGACCTGATTGTTGTCAACTTCCCCAGCAACTGGGCTAACCCCAGCGGAGCCGATGGCACGGTCGAGCAGTACATGGACGTCGCACGCGCCATCCGGGACGCGTGCGTGGCTGCGGAAGTCGATTACCGGTTTTTTGAAACGCAACCACGTAACTTCAACCAGGAAGCGCGGGACAAGCTGGCGGCCGGGGCCGTGGCAATCAGCACAGAGTTCGGCCCGCGTGCGGTGCAGATCTACGACGAGCTGGCGGACACAGACGGCACGTTCAAGTCTGAGTATGACTCCGGTGATGGTGTGCATCCGAACGCGGCTGGTCACCAGTTCTTGTTTGATCAGCTACTGGCTAGCCTGGAATCCCCTCCGAGAATCAAGACTCTCAGGACGCTGCAACACCCAGACTGGATAACAAAGCCGTCCGAAGATGTGCCGGAAAACCGGCTTGCAGCGGAAGAGGTGGACGACAATTTCCTTGCGCTCTGGGAGCACATCGAAGCCCTTAGGTTGCGAGTTGAGCAGCTGGAGGGCGGTTGA
- a CDS encoding major capsid protein encodes MATLDVFKQRAFHMVELTAALNKQPYLPQLLGSLNLFETRPVRTTTVAIEQKNGNLNIIATSPRGAPLQRNEQEKRDIRDFRTVRIAQGDRITADEIQDIRAFGSETEMMQVQQEVADRLRQLRRNVEITHERMRLGAIKGQVLDKDDTVIKNWFTEWGVSQPAEVDFALGTEGTDVRGKCSQIVRAMAKAAQGLWTPATEVHAVVGHEFYDALSNHPRVRETFLNWSAAADLREGAAFSAFPFGGIMWHDYRGSDDGSKVAVAADKAHFFPVNAPGAFQVALSPAETFDFANTRGQEVYAMVIPDEKRNAFVDVEVYSYPLHICTRPKMLQRAGA; translated from the coding sequence ATGGCAACTCTGGACGTCTTCAAGCAGCGGGCCTTCCACATGGTGGAGCTGACGGCCGCGCTCAACAAACAGCCGTACCTGCCGCAGCTTCTCGGCAGCCTAAACCTCTTCGAGACCCGGCCGGTGCGCACCACCACCGTGGCCATCGAGCAGAAAAACGGCAACCTCAACATCATCGCCACCTCGCCGCGCGGCGCACCCCTGCAGCGTAACGAGCAGGAGAAGCGGGATATCCGCGACTTCCGTACTGTGCGCATCGCCCAGGGCGACCGCATCACGGCGGACGAGATCCAGGACATCCGCGCCTTCGGCTCGGAAACCGAGATGATGCAGGTGCAGCAGGAGGTGGCCGATCGCCTGCGCCAGCTGCGCCGCAATGTCGAGATCACCCACGAGCGCATGCGCCTTGGCGCCATCAAGGGCCAGGTGCTGGACAAGGACGACACCGTCATCAAGAACTGGTTTACGGAGTGGGGCGTCTCCCAGCCGGCAGAGGTGGACTTCGCCCTGGGCACGGAAGGAACCGATGTGCGCGGCAAGTGCAGCCAGATCGTCCGCGCCATGGCCAAGGCTGCTCAGGGCCTGTGGACACCGGCCACGGAAGTGCACGCCGTGGTGGGCCATGAGTTCTACGATGCCCTGTCGAACCACCCCCGTGTGCGGGAGACCTTCCTCAACTGGTCTGCTGCGGCAGACCTGCGCGAGGGTGCGGCGTTCAGCGCCTTCCCGTTCGGCGGCATCATGTGGCACGACTACCGCGGCAGCGACGACGGCAGCAAGGTAGCCGTAGCCGCTGACAAGGCGCACTTCTTCCCGGTGAACGCGCCGGGGGCCTTCCAGGTGGCCTTGAGCCCTGCGGAAACCTTCGACTTCGCGAACACGCGGGGCCAGGAGGTCTACGCCATGGTCATCCCCGACGAGAAGCGCAACGCCTTCGTTGACGTGGAGGTGTACAGCTACCCGCTGCACATCTGCACGCGGCCGAAGATGCTGCAGCGCGCCGGCGCGTAG
- a CDS encoding head decoration protein: MTVLTEGKHRAEFIASEANGTRSRDVVTLAEGQNLGPGTVLGRITASGLFTQLDPEAETGAEVASAILYDHVDASDADTSATVIARDAEVADHSLVWPEGISAGDKADAIAALADTYANGFGRIIVLD; encoded by the coding sequence ATGACCGTACTGACGGAAGGCAAGCACCGGGCGGAGTTCATCGCCAGCGAGGCGAATGGAACCCGCAGCCGGGACGTCGTGACCCTGGCCGAGGGCCAGAATCTTGGCCCGGGCACCGTGCTCGGCCGCATCACCGCAAGCGGCCTGTTCACGCAGCTCGACCCGGAGGCCGAGACCGGCGCCGAGGTTGCCAGCGCCATTCTCTATGACCACGTGGACGCCAGCGACGCTGACACCTCAGCGACGGTCATCGCCCGGGATGCCGAGGTGGCCGATCACAGCCTGGTCTGGCCGGAGGGCATCAGCGCCGGCGACAAGGCCGATGCCATCGCCGCCCTGGCTGACACCTACGCCAACGGCTTCGGCCGCATCATCGTTCTCGACTAG
- a CDS encoding head-tail joining protein, with amino-acid sequence MQAALDRTNRATLRRFGVPVTVYTTAGTLELLGIVDDSAEGGTLQRGVPVKRGSVSVWFAADHLPEGELPRGTRLLVEGKTREVTGPPETDGGMVGHPVREVRE; translated from the coding sequence ATGCAAGCCGCCCTCGACCGCACCAATCGCGCAACGCTCCGCCGCTTCGGCGTGCCGGTCACCGTGTACACCACGGCCGGCACGCTGGAGCTGCTGGGCATTGTCGATGACAGTGCCGAGGGCGGCACGCTGCAGCGGGGCGTGCCGGTGAAGCGCGGCAGCGTCAGCGTGTGGTTCGCCGCGGATCACCTGCCCGAGGGCGAGCTGCCGCGTGGCACGCGGCTGCTGGTGGAGGGCAAAACGCGGGAGGTGACCGGCCCGCCGGAGACTGACGGCGGCATGGTCGGCCATCCGGTGCGGGAGGTGCGCGAGTGA
- the gpW gene encoding gpW family protein produces the protein MDASALAKLPMETLESRLTEAHEALHRLAVGDREVQVSWRDGRRSQWSEITPEYLNRYIAALDSAITAKRTRRPARAPVYLEF, from the coding sequence ATGGATGCAAGCGCGCTGGCCAAGTTGCCGATGGAAACCCTGGAGTCTCGCCTGACCGAGGCTCATGAGGCGCTGCACCGCCTCGCGGTGGGTGACCGCGAGGTGCAGGTGTCGTGGCGCGACGGGCGCCGCAGCCAGTGGTCGGAGATCACGCCCGAGTATCTCAACCGCTACATCGCGGCGCTGGACAGCGCCATCACCGCCAAGCGCACCAGGCGCCCGGCCCGCGCGCCGGTTTACCTGGAGTTCTGA
- a CDS encoding phage terminase large subunit family protein — MSAAEQYTLTDLQAERERLKAEQAQEEYEAAVAETCLADELYAAEAAAHHALLQGLANLDDRLVTAIAGMEDETAIHHALSEVIHDVLREVGESVSAATQDVLPLVGEAVQKGVKPRGLLTVSQWADRHRWLESGTNAPGQWDTDRNPLLREIMDSLSEHSPVREVTFKKPSGIGGTEVLYNWIGYIMHHLQNKDLLLVVPTLELRDREFNPRLRKVINETTVLKDLVSTASRNKTNRDDLLEYGARARIIKAGANSADSLRSSHIPYVAKDEASAFPWDVGGEGDPDRLIANRQRTFTRAKTYNCSTPTIEGACRIDRGYQRSDQRTPHVACPHCDHSFYMQRKKHLNWKTAPPREGDSGQAELVTDAWVNCPECGGEIREAEKPPLLANARWVPKRPHIKHHRGYTANSLYTPLGLGLTWKQIAQDALDAEGDDAAMQTIVNTYDGEVWTEQGDSIDDLQLMTRLENYQRDELPIVLVTAGVDVQKDRLEVTITGFGAGEEAWLLDHLILPGETAEYGEGAWLELDPALEDNGVQYYCVDSGYNADAVYAAVDGRPYAWAIKGIFGMNRPLVEDERRRRQRRRYRRKRGVPIEPIGVDTAKSILYARLKLPAAQGACPGYIHFANHPAFDDEYFAQLGAEKLVPRRQRGRTVLEWRKFRARNEALDCLIYALAACRLSGVDLDAEAKAGRFVTLSAGEYQRVKQEAANSSAKAEKPARQDDTTTFYDAEDPWLT, encoded by the coding sequence ATGAGTGCCGCAGAGCAGTACACACTCACCGACCTGCAGGCCGAACGCGAACGCCTGAAGGCGGAGCAGGCCCAGGAGGAGTACGAAGCCGCGGTGGCCGAGACCTGCCTGGCTGACGAGCTGTACGCCGCCGAGGCCGCCGCCCACCACGCACTGCTGCAGGGGCTCGCCAACCTGGACGACCGCCTGGTGACCGCGATCGCGGGCATGGAAGACGAAACAGCCATCCACCATGCGCTGTCCGAGGTTATCCATGACGTGCTGCGCGAGGTGGGGGAGAGCGTCAGTGCCGCCACGCAGGACGTGCTGCCCCTGGTCGGCGAGGCAGTGCAGAAGGGCGTGAAGCCGCGCGGGCTGCTCACCGTCAGCCAGTGGGCGGACCGGCACCGCTGGCTTGAGAGCGGCACGAACGCACCAGGGCAGTGGGACACAGACCGCAACCCGCTGCTGCGCGAAATCATGGACAGCCTGAGCGAACACAGCCCTGTGCGGGAGGTGACGTTCAAAAAGCCGTCGGGTATCGGCGGGACCGAGGTGCTGTACAACTGGATCGGCTACATCATGCACCACCTGCAGAACAAGGATCTGCTGCTGGTGGTGCCGACGCTGGAGCTGCGCGATCGGGAGTTCAATCCGCGGCTGCGCAAGGTCATCAACGAAACCACGGTTTTGAAAGATCTGGTGAGCACCGCCAGCCGCAACAAGACCAACCGCGACGACCTGCTGGAGTACGGCGCTCGGGCGCGGATCATCAAGGCCGGCGCCAACAGCGCAGACAGCCTGCGCAGCTCCCACATTCCCTACGTGGCGAAAGACGAGGCCAGCGCGTTTCCCTGGGACGTCGGCGGCGAGGGTGACCCCGATCGCCTCATCGCCAACCGCCAGCGCACCTTCACGCGGGCGAAAACCTACAACTGCTCAACGCCCACCATCGAGGGCGCCTGCCGCATCGACCGCGGCTACCAGCGATCCGACCAGCGCACGCCACACGTTGCCTGCCCGCACTGTGATCACAGCTTCTACATGCAGCGGAAGAAGCACCTCAACTGGAAGACGGCGCCGCCGCGCGAGGGCGACAGCGGTCAGGCCGAGCTAGTCACCGATGCCTGGGTGAATTGCCCCGAATGTGGCGGAGAGATCCGCGAGGCAGAGAAGCCGCCGCTGTTGGCCAACGCCAGATGGGTGCCGAAGCGCCCGCACATCAAGCATCACCGTGGCTACACGGCCAACTCGCTGTATACGCCGCTTGGCCTCGGCCTGACCTGGAAGCAGATCGCCCAGGATGCCCTCGATGCCGAGGGCGACGATGCGGCCATGCAGACCATCGTCAACACCTACGACGGCGAGGTCTGGACAGAGCAGGGTGACAGCATCGACGACCTGCAGCTGATGACGCGGCTGGAGAATTACCAGCGTGACGAGCTGCCCATTGTGCTGGTGACCGCCGGTGTCGACGTGCAGAAGGACCGACTGGAGGTCACCATCACCGGCTTTGGCGCAGGCGAGGAGGCCTGGCTGCTGGATCACCTTATCCTGCCCGGCGAGACCGCGGAGTACGGCGAGGGCGCGTGGCTGGAACTCGACCCCGCGCTGGAAGACAACGGCGTGCAGTACTACTGCGTGGACAGCGGCTACAACGCCGACGCCGTCTATGCCGCGGTGGATGGTAGGCCTTACGCGTGGGCCATCAAAGGCATCTTCGGCATGAACCGCCCCCTGGTCGAAGACGAGCGCCGGCGACGGCAGCGCCGGCGGTACCGTCGCAAGCGTGGCGTGCCAATCGAGCCCATCGGTGTCGACACCGCGAAAAGCATCCTCTACGCCCGCCTGAAGTTGCCCGCAGCGCAGGGCGCGTGCCCGGGTTACATCCATTTCGCCAACCACCCTGCATTCGATGACGAGTACTTCGCGCAGCTCGGCGCCGAGAAGCTGGTCCCACGCCGCCAGCGCGGGCGCACCGTGCTGGAGTGGCGGAAGTTTCGCGCCCGCAACGAGGCCCTCGATTGTCTGATCTACGCGCTTGCGGCCTGCCGGCTGAGCGGCGTGGACCTCGATGCCGAGGCGAAGGCAGGGCGGTTCGTCACGCTGTCGGCGGGCGAGTACCAGCGGGTGAAGCAGGAGGCGGCCAACTCGTCGGCCAAAGCTGAGAAGCCTGCCCGGCAGGATGACACTACCACCTTCTACGACGCGGAGGACCCATGGCTGACCTGA
- a CDS encoding alpha/beta fold hydrolase: MSVPVVLIPGIRAWHRGERQLGGLRDALRWHGLDAHIAGYSILLPLSNRTAINTVMAVVDALGGPVDLVGFSNGGVTAIQVAELGAPVRNLHLISVPLNGRHEIPGQVQKATVYHDRSDRAITAGRCYGAVTRLAPWRWRRPHLYWRADMGRHGYQGDDPRVRNVELRGVGHAWYDHADKVSRIASRIARQHAATTQPLEATA, encoded by the coding sequence ATGAGCGTGCCTGTCGTCCTGATCCCCGGTATTCGCGCTTGGCACCGTGGCGAGCGCCAGCTGGGTGGGCTGCGGGATGCGCTGCGCTGGCATGGGCTGGACGCCCACATCGCCGGTTACTCGATCCTGCTGCCGCTCAGCAACCGCACGGCCATCAACACCGTCATGGCAGTAGTCGATGCGCTGGGCGGGCCGGTCGACCTGGTGGGCTTTTCCAACGGTGGCGTCACGGCCATCCAGGTCGCGGAGCTGGGCGCGCCGGTGCGCAATCTGCACCTGATCTCAGTGCCGCTCAACGGCCGCCACGAAATCCCTGGGCAAGTGCAGAAGGCCACCGTCTACCACGACCGCAGCGACCGGGCCATCACCGCCGGGCGCTGCTACGGCGCGGTCACCAGGCTCGCCCCGTGGCGCTGGCGGCGGCCGCACCTGTACTGGCGCGCCGACATGGGCCGCCACGGCTACCAGGGCGACGACCCCCGCGTGCGCAACGTCGAGCTGCGCGGCGTCGGCCACGCCTGGTATGACCACGCCGACAAGGTTTCGCGCATCGCATCCCGCATTGCACGGCAACACGCCGCCACCACACAGCCCCTGGAGGCCACCGCATGA
- a CDS encoding S49 family peptidase, whose amino-acid sequence MTRYPHIASRLFNVPLMVHPAKLDDIIAGLAPRLGLSTTDVLRGDLYDTLPSEKREPGYRVHDGIAVIDVFGALTHRGRMEADSTYLMGYGDVQRRIDHALADAGVRGMVLNIDSPGGEVEGAFQLAHAVRRANAIKPTWAVAEGAAASAAYLLGGAAGRVIATETSMVGSIGVVMRHADFSVALEKEGIAITPIYAGSHKVDGNPWEPLPETVQAKLQADVNALYSRFVDVVAAYRDKDPDKIRATEAQTYLAADALDQGLIDSIGTLHQAVEELQQETRSGGRGSLQATASGGNTMAKENEPLFTKAEVDKARAEGEAEAEAKHAEALASAKAEGRDEERARVTAIFNHEHAQGRTGLAIKAITTGLSVEQAGELLGAAPQERAAHMSSLQAVGNPDIRPDAQDDAEPESPHRVAASWDHAFGRA is encoded by the coding sequence ATGACGCGTTACCCGCACATCGCCTCTCGGCTTTTCAACGTGCCGCTGATGGTGCACCCCGCCAAGCTGGACGACATCATCGCCGGCCTGGCGCCGCGCCTGGGGCTGTCGACAACGGACGTGCTGCGGGGTGACCTCTACGACACCCTGCCGAGCGAGAAGCGCGAGCCGGGCTACCGCGTGCATGACGGCATCGCGGTGATCGACGTGTTCGGTGCGCTCACCCATCGCGGCCGCATGGAAGCCGACTCCACCTACCTCATGGGTTACGGCGACGTGCAGCGCCGCATTGACCACGCCCTGGCGGATGCCGGCGTGCGCGGCATGGTGCTCAACATCGACAGTCCCGGCGGCGAAGTGGAGGGCGCGTTTCAGCTTGCGCACGCCGTGCGCCGGGCCAACGCCATCAAGCCCACCTGGGCCGTGGCCGAAGGCGCAGCCGCCTCGGCCGCCTACCTGCTCGGCGGCGCCGCCGGCCGGGTGATTGCAACAGAAACCTCGATGGTCGGTTCCATTGGCGTTGTGATGCGCCATGCCGATTTTTCCGTGGCGCTGGAGAAGGAAGGCATTGCCATCACGCCCATCTACGCCGGCAGCCACAAGGTGGACGGCAACCCCTGGGAGCCGCTGCCCGAGACGGTGCAGGCCAAGCTGCAGGCCGACGTTAACGCGCTGTATTCGCGCTTTGTCGATGTGGTGGCGGCCTATCGCGACAAGGATCCGGACAAGATTCGAGCCACCGAGGCGCAGACCTACCTCGCCGCCGATGCCCTGGACCAGGGCCTGATTGATTCCATCGGCACGCTGCACCAGGCGGTGGAAGAACTGCAGCAAGAGACCCGATCCGGGGGCCGCGGCTCCCTGCAAGCAACTGCCAGCGGAGGTAACACCATGGCAAAAGAGAACGAGCCGCTGTTCACCAAAGCGGAAGTCGACAAGGCCCGCGCCGAGGGCGAGGCGGAAGCCGAGGCGAAGCACGCCGAGGCGCTGGCATCGGCCAAGGCCGAGGGCCGCGATGAAGAGCGCGCCCGCGTCACGGCCATCTTCAACCACGAGCACGCGCAGGGCCGCACGGGGCTTGCCATCAAGGCCATCACCACCGGCTTGAGCGTTGAGCAGGCCGGCGAGTTGCTCGGCGCTGCGCCGCAGGAACGGGCCGCCCACATGTCGAGCCTGCAGGCCGTCGGCAACCCCGACATCCGCCCGGACGCCCAGGACGACGCGGAGCCCGAAAGCCCGCATCGCGTGGCGGCCTCCTGGGATCACGCTTTCGGTCGGGCATGA
- the nadS gene encoding NadS family protein, producing the protein MDKELFDNLVESMQQMNEISRGEREPSREFTVDALAVKNIRKSTRLSQQRFARVIQVEVGTLRNWEQGRREPTGPAKALLKAIAKDPEHVLKALSS; encoded by the coding sequence TTGGATAAAGAGCTGTTCGACAATCTCGTCGAGAGCATGCAGCAAATGAATGAGATCAGTCGAGGTGAACGAGAACCGTCGAGAGAGTTCACTGTTGATGCCCTAGCTGTGAAGAACATACGCAAAAGCACGAGACTTTCTCAGCAGCGGTTCGCACGCGTCATACAAGTCGAGGTAGGGACGCTTCGAAACTGGGAACAAGGAAGGCGGGAGCCCACTGGGCCAGCAAAGGCGTTACTGAAGGCAATCGCCAAAGACCCTGAGCATGTACTGAAAGCCCTGTCTTCGTGA
- a CDS encoding Mor transcription activator family protein, whose amino-acid sequence MADLKQERLLRELRSEIVANAVRLGVSPDVAKLLAGSVQTRLDLMHGGLDRKAARNRQVRREFDGRNHREVCRRWGISRSTLYRILST is encoded by the coding sequence ATGGCTGACCTGAAGCAGGAGCGTCTGCTGCGCGAGCTGCGGTCGGAGATCGTGGCGAATGCCGTGCGGCTGGGGGTGTCGCCCGATGTGGCCAAGCTGCTCGCCGGCAGCGTGCAGACGCGGCTGGACCTGATGCACGGCGGCCTGGACCGCAAGGCGGCGCGGAACCGCCAGGTCCGGCGGGAGTTCGATGGGCGGAACCACCGCGAGGTGTGTAGGCGGTGGGGGATTAGCCGTAGTACGTTGTATCGGATCTTGTCGACGTGA